In a genomic window of Glycine max cultivar Williams 82 chromosome 13, Glycine_max_v4.0, whole genome shotgun sequence:
- the LOC102668705 gene encoding uncharacterized protein, producing MFSSGTREINVSGDIQEVNDKATNVKSDSVDLQLEHSSPHHVTKSDSSVGEAITLGSSTQEGVTSDPQPEKRYTNCENINKTDALKKISCDNGDRENKKTTSVCHLAPTSSKPVVEKMMLMKDKKLQDLQSNMFSTPEGKRSLKQPSSTIGTKGSSLGNEKNIDILLGSITQARENFRSNDTKHGRKLVGDSLTDSSKLMRNAGVLLGSKDDLKSCSNTREGIVSDVSPCSGKLAGNKQSFFDEVNKSKTTFLEIGISTEDVSMLREDCYNYYPDICKFST from the exons atgttttcttctGGAACAAGAGAAATTAATGTTTCAGGTGACATACAAGAGGTTAATGATAAGGCAACAAACGTGAAATCTGATAGTGTAGACTTACAATTAGAGCATTCCTCCCCACATCACGTCACTAAGTCAGATAGCAGTGTTGGAGAAGCAATTACTCTAGGTAGCAGTACCCAAGAAGGAGTTACTAGTGACCCTCAGCCAGAAAAGAGGTATACAAATtgtgaaaatattaataaaactgATGCCTTGAAGAAGATTTCATGTGACAATGGCgacagagaaaacaaaaaaacaacttcAGTGTGTCATTTGGCTCCCACAAGCAG TAAACCTGTAGTTGAAAAAATGATGCtgatgaaagataaaaaactCCAAGATCTGCAGTCAAATATGTTCAGCACACCAGAGGGCAAAAGGTCTTTAAAACAACCTTCATCCACAATTGGGACAAAGGGTAGTTCTCTTGGCAacgaaaaaaatattgacatccTCCTCGGATCCATTACTCAAGCACG GGAGAACTTCAGGTCAAATGACACAAAACATGGAAGGAAACTGGTAGGTGATTCCCTCACAGATTCCAGCAAATTAATGAGGAATGCAGGAGTTTTGCTTGGTAGTAAAGATGATCTTAAAAGTTGTAGCAATACCAG GGAGGGCATTGTTTCTGATGTCTCACCATGTTCAGGAAAATTGGCTGGGAATAAGCAATCATTTTTTGATGAAGTAAATAAAAGCAAGACCACATTTCTAGAAATTGGCATTTCAACTGAAGATGTTAGTATGCTGAG AGAAGACTGCTATAATTACTACCCAGATATCTGTAAATTCTCAACCTGA